From Salvia splendens isolate huo1 chromosome 3, SspV2, whole genome shotgun sequence, a single genomic window includes:
- the LOC121796057 gene encoding uncharacterized protein LOC121796057 isoform X2: MKGVKISYSLGILLSLICVESVPQAYRRDPGHPTWHHGAFQDVKDSVRSDVRQMLHSRAEVPFQVPLEVNVVLIGFNGNGGYRYTVDSQKLEEFLRVAFPSHRPSCLETGQPLDIEHHVVFNAFPVGQPELIALEEAVKGAMTPAGTAREVDFGREVPLFEVEATAVEPEFEKLYSYLFDLENGGFPVEETDRPRPTAIFVVNFDKVRIDPRNSKLDLDSLMYGKIPHLNEEELKNQEGGYIYRYRYKGGGASQIWLGSGRYVVVDLSAGPCTFGKIETEEGTVNSRTLPRLQNVLFPSPGASGESSPDIFVGKLASVIATIVEHVIAPDVRYEIVDMTTRLLVPIIVLQNHNRYNIMVKGHDYSVDVEAIEAEVKKMVHQGQDVVIVGGTHALHRHEKLAIAVSKAMRGHSLQETKTDGRFHVHTKTYLDGAILKEEMERSADVLAAGLLDVSDPSFSSKYFLRQTWMDDTDGTDDSIIKHKPLWATYGSKRQKDKRKRSEKRKPGDLFRTYGTRVVPVFVLSLADVDDNLMMEDESLVWTSNDVVIVLEHQTDKIPLSYVSELQRRHAVPSQVQRHILAGLASVVGGLSAPYEKASHIHSRPVVNWLVTAGCHPFGPFSNTSQLSQLLRDVALRNAVYARVDAALHRIRETSEAVQAFAAEHLKTPLGEAVKGKKNKSSTDLWLEKFYKKKTNLPEPFPHELVERLEKYLDSLEEQLVDLSSLLYDHRLQDANMNSSEILQSSMFTQQYVDHVLSSEREKMKCCSIEYRWRW, encoded by the exons ATGAAGGGGGTGAAAATCTCCTACTCTTTGGGGATTTTGTTGAGCTTGATTTGCGTAGAATCTGTGCCGCAGGCGTATCGTAGAGACCCAGGGCATCCGACGTGGCACCATGGCGCATTTCAGGATGTCAAGGATTCCGTGCGATCTGATGTTCGGCAGATGCTCCACTCTCGCGCCGAG GTCCCTTTTCAAGTACCACTTGAAGTAAATGTCGTCCTTATTGGATTCAATGGCAATGGAGGGTACAGATATACTGTAGATTCTCAGAAGTTGGAGGAGTTTCTGAGGGTTGCCTTTCCATCTCACAGACCATCGTGCTTAGAGACTGGCCAGCCGCTTGATATTGAGCACCATGTAGTGTTTAATGCATTCCCT GTTGGACAGCCAGAACTGATAGCATTGGAAGAAGCAGTTAAAGGTGCCATGACTCCAGCTGGCACTGCAAGAGAG GTAGATTTTGGAAGGGAAGTTCCTCTCTTTGAGGTTGAAGCAACAGCTGTGGAACCAGAATTCGAGAAACTTTATTCCTACCTGTTTGACTTAGAAAATGGGGGATTCCCTGTTGAAGAAACGGACAGACCTAGGCCTACTGCTATCTTTGTGGTTAACTTTGACAAG GTACGGATAGATCCTAGAAACAGTAAGCTTGATCTTGATAGTTTGATGTATGGAAAAATCCCACATCTGAATGAAGAAGAGTTGAAGAACCAAGAAGGGGGTTACATATATCGCTACCGGTACAAAGGAGGAGGTGCATCTCAGATTTGGCTTGGATCTGGCAG ATATGTTGTGGTTGACCTCTCTGCTGGACCTTGTACATTTGGAAAAATTGAAACTGAAGAAGGAACTGTCAATTCTAGGACACTTCCTCGACTACAGAATGTGTTGTTTCCTAGTCCTGGTGCTAGTGGTGAGTCTTCCCCTGATATCTTCGTCGGCAAATTAGCTTCCGTAATTGCAACCATAGTGGAGCATGTTATAGCCCCTGATGTTAG GTATGAAATTGTTGATATGACCACTAGGTTACTTGTACCTATTATTGTCCTTCAGAATCATAATAGGTATAATATCATGGTGAAAGGCCACGATTACAGTGTAGATGTTGAAGCAATTGAAGCCGAG GTTAAGAAGATGGTTCACCAAGGGCAGGACGTTGTAATTGTTGGGGGCACACATGCACTACATCGTCATGAAAAGTTGGCCATTGCTGTCTCGAAAGCAATGAGAGGTCATTCCCTTCAAGAAACCAAGACAGATGGTCGCTTTCATGTTCATACGAAGACATATTTGGATGGAGCTATTCTTAAGGAG GAGATGGAACGATCTGCAGATGTGCTTGCAGCAGGTTTACTTGATGTGTCTGACCCATCCTTTTCCAGTAAATATTTTCTTCGTCAG ACCTGGATGGATGATACTGACGGAACTGATGATTCCATCATAAAGCACAAACCTCTTTGGGCCACTTATGGTTCGAAACGTCAAAAGGATAAGAGAAAGAGATCAGAAAAGAGAAAACCTGGGGACTTATTCCGAACCTACGGAACTAGAGTTGTTCCAGT CTTTGTCCTATCACTGGCTGATGTTGATGATAACCTTATGATGGAAGATGAAAGTCTTGTATGGACAAGCAACGACGTAGTAATTGTGCTTGAGCATCAAACGGATAAGATACCTCTGAG CTACGTTTCCGAGCTACAGAGAAGGCATGCCGTACCATCACAAGTTCAGCGACATATTCTGGCCGGACTGGCCTCCGTTGTAGGTGGATTGAGTGCACCATATGAAAAAGCTTCTCACATACACAGCCGCCCTGTCGTGAATTGGCTCGTGACAGCTGGTTGTCATCCATTTGGACCTTTTTCGAACACTTCTCAGCTCAGTCAGTTACTACGTGATGTAGCACTG AGGAACGCGGTGTATGCTCGTGTCGATGCTGCCCTTCACCGTATAAGAGAAACATCAGAG GCTGTTCAAGCCTTCGCTGCAGAACACCTGAAGACTCCCCTGGGAGAAGCTGTGAAGGGTAAAAAGAACAAGTCGAGCACTGATCTTTGGCTGGAGAAGTTCTACAAGAAGAAAACCAACCTACCAGAGCCATTCCCACATGAGCTAGTTGAACGCCTAGAGAAATACCTTGAT AGCTTAGAGGAGCAGCTTGTAGACCTTTCCTCTTTGCTATACGATCATCGGTTGCAAGATGCAAACATGAACAGCTCAGAGATACTGCAGAGCTCAATGTTCACACAGCA GTACGTGGATCATGTATTGTCTAGCGAGAGGGAGAAGATGAAGTGTTGCAGCATCGAATACAG gtggagatggtga
- the LOC121796057 gene encoding uncharacterized protein LOC121796057 isoform X1 yields the protein MKGVKISYSLGILLSLICVESVPQAYRRDPGHPTWHHGAFQDVKDSVRSDVRQMLHSRAEVPFQVPLEVNVVLIGFNGNGGYRYTVDSQKLEEFLRVAFPSHRPSCLETGQPLDIEHHVVFNAFPVGQPELIALEEAVKGAMTPAGTAREVDFGREVPLFEVEATAVEPEFEKLYSYLFDLENGGFPVEETDRPRPTAIFVVNFDKVRIDPRNSKLDLDSLMYGKIPHLNEEELKNQEGGYIYRYRYKGGGASQIWLGSGRYVVVDLSAGPCTFGKIETEEGTVNSRTLPRLQNVLFPSPGASGESSPDIFVGKLASVIATIVEHVIAPDVRYEIVDMTTRLLVPIIVLQNHNRYNIMVKGHDYSVDVEAIEAEVKKMVHQGQDVVIVGGTHALHRHEKLAIAVSKAMRGHSLQETKTDGRFHVHTKTYLDGAILKEEMERSADVLAAGLLDVSDPSFSSKYFLRQTWMDDTDGTDDSIIKHKPLWATYGSKRQKDKRKRSEKRKPGDLFRTYGTRVVPVFVLSLADVDDNLMMEDESLVWTSNDVVIVLEHQTDKIPLSYVSELQRRHAVPSQVQRHILAGLASVVGGLSAPYEKASHIHSRPVVNWLVTAGCHPFGPFSNTSQLSQLLRDVALRNAVYARVDAALHRIRETSEAVQAFAAEHLKTPLGEAVKGKKNKSSTDLWLEKFYKKKTNLPEPFPHELVERLEKYLDSLEEQLVDLSSLLYDHRLQDANMNSSEILQSSMFTQQYVDHVLSSEREKMKCCSIEYRLPTHYSQNYIYAGILLAGFFVYFAVIFFASPVR from the exons ATGAAGGGGGTGAAAATCTCCTACTCTTTGGGGATTTTGTTGAGCTTGATTTGCGTAGAATCTGTGCCGCAGGCGTATCGTAGAGACCCAGGGCATCCGACGTGGCACCATGGCGCATTTCAGGATGTCAAGGATTCCGTGCGATCTGATGTTCGGCAGATGCTCCACTCTCGCGCCGAG GTCCCTTTTCAAGTACCACTTGAAGTAAATGTCGTCCTTATTGGATTCAATGGCAATGGAGGGTACAGATATACTGTAGATTCTCAGAAGTTGGAGGAGTTTCTGAGGGTTGCCTTTCCATCTCACAGACCATCGTGCTTAGAGACTGGCCAGCCGCTTGATATTGAGCACCATGTAGTGTTTAATGCATTCCCT GTTGGACAGCCAGAACTGATAGCATTGGAAGAAGCAGTTAAAGGTGCCATGACTCCAGCTGGCACTGCAAGAGAG GTAGATTTTGGAAGGGAAGTTCCTCTCTTTGAGGTTGAAGCAACAGCTGTGGAACCAGAATTCGAGAAACTTTATTCCTACCTGTTTGACTTAGAAAATGGGGGATTCCCTGTTGAAGAAACGGACAGACCTAGGCCTACTGCTATCTTTGTGGTTAACTTTGACAAG GTACGGATAGATCCTAGAAACAGTAAGCTTGATCTTGATAGTTTGATGTATGGAAAAATCCCACATCTGAATGAAGAAGAGTTGAAGAACCAAGAAGGGGGTTACATATATCGCTACCGGTACAAAGGAGGAGGTGCATCTCAGATTTGGCTTGGATCTGGCAG ATATGTTGTGGTTGACCTCTCTGCTGGACCTTGTACATTTGGAAAAATTGAAACTGAAGAAGGAACTGTCAATTCTAGGACACTTCCTCGACTACAGAATGTGTTGTTTCCTAGTCCTGGTGCTAGTGGTGAGTCTTCCCCTGATATCTTCGTCGGCAAATTAGCTTCCGTAATTGCAACCATAGTGGAGCATGTTATAGCCCCTGATGTTAG GTATGAAATTGTTGATATGACCACTAGGTTACTTGTACCTATTATTGTCCTTCAGAATCATAATAGGTATAATATCATGGTGAAAGGCCACGATTACAGTGTAGATGTTGAAGCAATTGAAGCCGAG GTTAAGAAGATGGTTCACCAAGGGCAGGACGTTGTAATTGTTGGGGGCACACATGCACTACATCGTCATGAAAAGTTGGCCATTGCTGTCTCGAAAGCAATGAGAGGTCATTCCCTTCAAGAAACCAAGACAGATGGTCGCTTTCATGTTCATACGAAGACATATTTGGATGGAGCTATTCTTAAGGAG GAGATGGAACGATCTGCAGATGTGCTTGCAGCAGGTTTACTTGATGTGTCTGACCCATCCTTTTCCAGTAAATATTTTCTTCGTCAG ACCTGGATGGATGATACTGACGGAACTGATGATTCCATCATAAAGCACAAACCTCTTTGGGCCACTTATGGTTCGAAACGTCAAAAGGATAAGAGAAAGAGATCAGAAAAGAGAAAACCTGGGGACTTATTCCGAACCTACGGAACTAGAGTTGTTCCAGT CTTTGTCCTATCACTGGCTGATGTTGATGATAACCTTATGATGGAAGATGAAAGTCTTGTATGGACAAGCAACGACGTAGTAATTGTGCTTGAGCATCAAACGGATAAGATACCTCTGAG CTACGTTTCCGAGCTACAGAGAAGGCATGCCGTACCATCACAAGTTCAGCGACATATTCTGGCCGGACTGGCCTCCGTTGTAGGTGGATTGAGTGCACCATATGAAAAAGCTTCTCACATACACAGCCGCCCTGTCGTGAATTGGCTCGTGACAGCTGGTTGTCATCCATTTGGACCTTTTTCGAACACTTCTCAGCTCAGTCAGTTACTACGTGATGTAGCACTG AGGAACGCGGTGTATGCTCGTGTCGATGCTGCCCTTCACCGTATAAGAGAAACATCAGAG GCTGTTCAAGCCTTCGCTGCAGAACACCTGAAGACTCCCCTGGGAGAAGCTGTGAAGGGTAAAAAGAACAAGTCGAGCACTGATCTTTGGCTGGAGAAGTTCTACAAGAAGAAAACCAACCTACCAGAGCCATTCCCACATGAGCTAGTTGAACGCCTAGAGAAATACCTTGAT AGCTTAGAGGAGCAGCTTGTAGACCTTTCCTCTTTGCTATACGATCATCGGTTGCAAGATGCAAACATGAACAGCTCAGAGATACTGCAGAGCTCAATGTTCACACAGCA GTACGTGGATCATGTATTGTCTAGCGAGAGGGAGAAGATGAAGTGTTGCAGCATCGAATACAGGTTACCAACGCATTACTCCCAAAACTATATCTATGCAGGAATTCTTTTAGCTGgcttttttgtttattttgcaGTAATTTTCTTCGCATCCCCAGTTCGCTGA